CTGCACCTGTGGCAGGAACAGGGCCTCGACCTGGACGAGCCGGTCGCCGCGCACTGGCCGGAGTTCGCCGCCAACGGCAAGGCGGCCATCACCCCCCGCATGATCCTCTCGCACCGCTCCGGCGTGGTCTGCCTCGACCACGCCCCGCTGTCGCTGGCGGCCCTGCGTGCCCACACTCCGGTGGCCGAGGCGCTGGCCGCGGCCCGCCCCGAGTGGGAGCCCGACACCGCGCACGGCTACCACGCCACCACCTACGGGCACCTGCTGAGCGAACTCGTCCGCCGCCGCACCGGCCTGACCGCGGGCCGCTACTTCGCCCGCCACCTGGCGGGACCCCTCGGCCTCGACGCGTACATCGGGCTGCCCGCCGGCTCCGACGCCCACCTCGCCACCATGCTGGAGTCCAAGGCGGAGGCCCTGATGGCCGGCGCCGACCCCGGTGAGGTCGTCGAGCTGCGCGACCCCACCACGCTCACCTACCGGGCGACCATCGGCAGCATGTCCCAGGATCCGGCCGACCCGGCCGTCGAGGACCCCTCCTACGGCGGCCTCGCCAGCGCCCACGCCCTGGCCCGGCTCTTCGCCGCGCTCGTCGGAGAGGTCGACGGCATCCGCCTCATCGGCCAAGGCCTCACCGCCGAGCTGGCCCGACCGCACTCCAGCGGCACCTGCGAGGTCATGCTGACCCCCCTCACCTGGGGGCTCGGCGTACAGCTCGCGGACAGCGCGGTATTCCCC
This DNA window, taken from Streptomyces sp. TN58, encodes the following:
- a CDS encoding serine hydrolase domain-containing protein, with translation MQQYPQAGLAEDAFADVARAFEENFAAGEEAGAAVCVYHRGRPVVDLWGGWADPDRADPWRAGTVGVLASPTKALVTAAFLHLWQEQGLDLDEPVAAHWPEFAANGKAAITPRMILSHRSGVVCLDHAPLSLAALRAHTPVAEALAAARPEWEPDTAHGYHATTYGHLLSELVRRRTGLTAGRYFARHLAGPLGLDAYIGLPAGSDAHLATMLESKAEALMAGADPGEVVELRDPTTLTYRATIGSMSQDPADPAVEDPSYGGLASAHALARLFAALVGEVDGIRLIGQGLTAELARPHSSGTCEVMLTPLTWGLGVQLADSAVFPADAGLKNSFGLSGANGVFTFSDPDRELAFGYVPNMGSAVMGSMDGRVRRLAEAVFRSVDRIL